Proteins encoded within one genomic window of Lagenorhynchus albirostris chromosome 9, mLagAlb1.1, whole genome shotgun sequence:
- the RAG2 gene encoding V(D)J recombination-activating protein 2 codes for MSLQMVTVGNNIALIQPGFSLMNFDGQVFFFGQKGWPKRSCPTGVFHFDIKHNHLKLKPAVFSKDSCYLPPLRYPATCTFKGNLESEKHQYIIHGGKTPNNELSDKIYIMSVVCKNNKKVTFRCTEKDLVGDVPEGRYGHSIDVVYSRGKSVGVLFGGRSYIPSAQRTTEKWNSVADCLPHVFLVDFEFGCSTSYILPELQDGLSFHVSIARNDTIYILGGHSLANNIRPANLYRIRVDLPLGSPAVNCTVMPGGISVSSAILTQISNDEFVIVGGYQLENQKRMVCNIISFEDNKMEIREMETPDWTPDIKHSKIWFGSNMGNGTIFLGIPGDNKQVVSEAFYFYTLKCAEDDVNEDQKTFTNSQTSTEDPGDSTPFEDSEEFCFSAEANSFDGDDEFDTYNEDDEEDESETGYWITCCPTCDVDINTWVPFYSTELNKPAMIYCSHGDGHWVHAQCMDLAESTLIHLSEGSNKYYCNEHVEIARALQTPKRVLPLKKPPLKSLHKKGSGKIITPAKKSFLRRLFD; via the coding sequence ATGTCACTACAAATGGTAACAGTCGGTAATAACATAGCCTTAATTCAACCAGGCTTCTCATTAATGAATTTTGATGGGCAAGTTTTCTTCTTTGGCCAAAAAGGCTGGCCCAAAAGGTCCTGCCCCACTGGAGTTTTCCATTTTGATATAAAGCATAACCATCTCAAACTGAAGCCTGCAGTTTTCTCTAAGGACTCCTGTTACCTTCCTCCTCTTCGTTACCCAGCCACTTGCACATTCAAAGGCAACTTAGAGTCTGAAAAGCATCAGTACATCATCCATGGAGGGAAAACACCAAACAATGAACTTTCAGATAAGATCTATATCATGTCTGTTGTTtgcaagaacaacaaaaaagttacTTTTCGCTGCACAGAGAAAGACTTGGTAGGAGATGTTCCTGAAGGCAGGTATGGTCATTCCATTGATGTGGTGTATAGTCGCGGAAAAAGTGTGGGTGTTCTCTTTGGAGGACGGTCATACATACCTTCCGCCCAAAGAACCACAGAAAAATGGAACAGTGTAGCTGACTGCCTGCCCCATGTTTTCTTGGTGGATTTTGAATTTGGGTGCTCTACATCATACATTCTTCCAGAACTTCAGGATGGGCTATCTTTTCACGTCTCCATTGCCAgaaatgataccatttatattttAGGAGGCCATTCACTTGCCAATAACATCCGCCCTGCCAACCTATACAGAATAAGGGTTGATCTCCCTCTGGGTAGCCCAGCTGTGAATTGCACAGTCATGCCAGGAGGAATCTCTGTCTCCAGTGCAATCCTGACTCAAATAAGCAATGATGAATTTGTTATCGTTGGTGGCTATCAGCTTGAAAATCAAAAAAGAATGGTCTGCAACATCATCTCTTTTGAGGACAACAAGATGGAAATTCGTGAGATGGAAACCCCAGATTGGACCCCAGATATTAAGCACAGCAAGATATGGTTTGGAAGCAACATGGGAAATGGAACTATTTTCCTCGGCATACCAGGAGACAATAAACAGGTTGTTTCAGAAGCATTCTATTTTTATACGTTGAAATGTGCTGAAGACGATGTGAATGAAGATCAGAAAACATTCACGAATAGTCAGACATCAACAGAAGACCCAGGGGACTCCACTCCCTTTGAAGACTCAGAAGAATTTTGTTTCAGTGCAGAAGCAAATAGttttgatggtgatgatgaattTGACACCTATAATGAAGATGATGAGGAAGATGAGTCTGAAACGGGCTATTGGATTACATGCTGCCCTACTTGTGATGTGGATATCAATACTTGGGTACCATTTTATTCAACTGAGCTCAACAAACCTGCCATGATTTACTGCTCTCATGGAGATGGGCATTGGGTCCATGCCCAGTGTATGGATCTGGCAGAAAGCACACTCATCCATCTGTCAGAAGGAAGCAACAAATATTATTGCAACGAGCATGTGGAGATAGCAAGAGCACTGCAAACCCCCAAAAGAGTTCTACCCTTAAAAAAGCCTCCACTGAAATCCCTCCACAAAAAGGGTTCTGGGAAAATTATTACTCCTGCCAAGAAATCCTTTCTTAGAAGGTTGTTTGATTAG